The Buttiauxella selenatireducens genome has a window encoding:
- the yiaK gene encoding 3-dehydro-L-gulonate 2-dehydrogenase — protein MKVTFEQLKKEFERVLLARGVAAETASDCAQMFAQTTESGVYSHGVNRFPRFIQQLEAGDIIPDAQPTCVTRLGAIEQWDAHRSIGNLTAKKMMDRAISLASDHGIGLVALRNANHWMRGGSYGWQAAEQGYIGICWTNSIAVMPPWGAKECRIGTNPLIVAIPGKPITMVDMSMSMFSYGMLEVNRLAGRQLPVDGGFDDEGNLTREPGIVEKNRRILPMGYWKGSGLSIVLDMIATLLSNGASVAEVTEDNSDEYGISQVFIAIEVDKLIDGPTRDAKLQRIVDYVVSAERANPDEAVRLPGHEFTRLLAENRQNGITIDDSVWARIQAL, from the coding sequence ATGAAAGTGACCTTTGAGCAGTTGAAGAAAGAGTTCGAAAGAGTATTGCTTGCACGTGGCGTAGCCGCAGAAACGGCGAGTGACTGCGCACAGATGTTTGCCCAAACAACCGAATCTGGCGTGTATTCACATGGCGTAAACCGTTTCCCTCGGTTCATCCAGCAACTGGAAGCGGGCGACATTATTCCTGATGCCCAACCAACGTGCGTCACTCGCCTGGGCGCAATTGAGCAGTGGGATGCTCATCGCTCAATCGGCAACCTGACCGCGAAAAAGATGATGGATCGCGCGATTTCGCTGGCTTCGGATCATGGCATTGGCCTTGTGGCGCTGCGTAATGCGAACCACTGGATGCGTGGCGGAAGCTACGGTTGGCAGGCGGCAGAGCAGGGCTACATCGGTATTTGCTGGACTAACTCGATTGCGGTGATGCCACCGTGGGGTGCCAAAGAGTGTCGCATCGGGACGAACCCGCTGATTGTGGCCATTCCAGGCAAACCTATCACTATGGTTGATATGTCGATGTCGATGTTCTCTTACGGAATGCTTGAAGTGAACCGTCTGGCGGGGCGTCAGCTTCCGGTCGATGGCGGCTTTGATGATGAAGGCAATCTCACGCGTGAGCCGGGTATTGTTGAGAAGAACCGACGTATTTTGCCAATGGGCTACTGGAAAGGATCAGGGCTGTCGATTGTGCTGGATATGATTGCGACGCTGCTTTCTAACGGTGCGTCCGTGGCTGAAGTCACGGAAGATAATAGCGATGAGTACGGCATCTCGCAGGTCTTTATTGCCATTGAAGTTGATAAGCTCATCGACGGTCCAACACGAGACGCCAAATTGCAGCGTATTGTTGATTATGTCGTTAGTGCCGAACGTGCAAATCCCGACGAAGCGGTGCGCCTGCCAGGCCATGAGTTTACCCGGTTGCTGGCTGAAAACCGCCAAAATGGTATCACCATTGACGACAGCGTATGGGCAAGAATTCAGGCGCTATAG
- a CDS encoding YhcH/YjgK/YiaL family protein, protein MIFGHIADQNPCVFPAAITQALDFLRTTDFRTVQPGVIEIKGRDIYAQVLDLTTRPAHENSPEVHRRYIDIQFLAWGEEIIGVAADNVQNVISIPYQEQRDITFYQQMENESFLTMVPGSYAVFFPKDVHRPACNKNKETPIRKVVVKVALTELN, encoded by the coding sequence ATGATTTTTGGGCATATCGCGGATCAAAATCCATGTGTTTTCCCGGCGGCTATTACACAGGCACTGGACTTTTTGCGCACGACTGATTTTAGGACCGTTCAGCCGGGAGTGATTGAAATAAAAGGCCGTGATATTTACGCGCAGGTGTTGGATTTAACAACCCGCCCGGCTCACGAAAATTCTCCAGAAGTACATCGTCGTTATATTGATATTCAGTTTCTGGCATGGGGTGAAGAGATAATTGGTGTCGCGGCAGATAATGTCCAGAATGTTATTTCAATACCCTATCAAGAACAGCGCGATATTACTTTTTATCAGCAAATGGAAAATGAATCTTTTTTAACCATGGTGCCGGGAAGTTATGCCGTATTTTTCCCGAAGGATGTCCACCGCCCAGCCTGTAATAAAAATAAAGAAACGCCAATAAGAAAAGTTGTTGTTAAGGTGGCGTTAACGGAACTGAATTAA
- a CDS encoding DUF4862 family protein, whose protein sequence is MKENNAGFIIGAYPCAPSFHQQGEEQETLFWRTLADVPGIRGLEQPCLENLHPYGDEYLFKHTPDDWQIVVTAIMETMRRRGTNGGFGLASSDEAQRKSCVDYYRHIWEKINRTNDRFGKQKVIALELQAAPLVGETDVSSMAECFARSLAELQSWDWSCELVVEHCDAMTQPAARKGFLPLEEELKAITDRNVGMCINWARSAIEGRNTTLPLAHAKQCQQAGKLSALMFSGTAPHGEYGEWQDSHAPFAPFTGSEAGCIDSLLTVERARDMLKGISPASLSFIGIKLLEINPMASVEHRVAILKEGVAALRSALNSTLT, encoded by the coding sequence ATGAAAGAGAACAACGCCGGTTTTATTATTGGCGCGTATCCTTGCGCACCTTCGTTTCACCAACAAGGAGAAGAACAAGAAACGCTATTCTGGCGGACATTAGCGGATGTCCCGGGGATTCGCGGTCTTGAGCAACCTTGCCTTGAGAATTTACATCCTTATGGCGATGAATATCTGTTTAAACATACGCCGGATGACTGGCAAATCGTCGTTACCGCCATTATGGAAACGATGCGGCGACGCGGTACAAATGGCGGATTTGGCCTGGCATCGAGCGATGAAGCACAGCGTAAAAGTTGCGTGGATTACTATCGCCATATATGGGAAAAAATTAACCGTACTAACGATCGCTTCGGTAAACAAAAGGTGATCGCACTGGAATTGCAGGCCGCGCCACTTGTGGGTGAAACCGATGTTTCGTCTATGGCTGAGTGTTTCGCACGATCGCTTGCTGAACTGCAAAGTTGGGATTGGTCGTGCGAATTGGTTGTTGAACATTGCGATGCCATGACACAACCAGCAGCACGCAAGGGTTTTCTCCCGCTGGAAGAAGAGCTCAAAGCAATCACTGACCGAAATGTGGGAATGTGCATCAACTGGGCCCGCTCCGCCATTGAAGGCCGCAACACAACACTCCCACTGGCTCACGCGAAACAGTGCCAGCAAGCCGGGAAGCTTTCCGCGCTGATGTTTTCAGGCACTGCACCTCATGGTGAGTACGGTGAATGGCAGGATTCGCATGCCCCTTTCGCCCCATTTACTGGCAGCGAAGCGGGTTGCATTGATAGTCTATTAACAGTGGAACGTGCCAGAGACATGCTGAAAGGTATTTCGCCTGCATCATTGAGTTTTATCGGTATTAAACTACTGGAAATAAATCCAATGGCTTCCGTGGAACACCGTGTGGCTATTTTAAAAGAGGGTGTCGCGGCATTGCGCTCTGCATTAAATAGCACGTTAACATAA
- a CDS encoding MFS transporter, which yields MNTHSVTQKNDIPRQRWLRIIPPILITCIISYMDRVNIAFAMPGGMDSDLGISATMAGLAGGIFFIGYLFLQVPGGKIAVHGSGKKFIGWSLVAWVIISILTGLITNQYQLLFLRFALGVAEGGMLPVVLTMISNWFPDAERGRANAIVIMFVPIAGIITAPLSGWIISAMDWRWLFIIEGLLSAVVLVLWSLTVCDRPQEARWIDEREKKWLIATLSAEQKQLATTAVKNASLRTVLSDRTMWQLIALNFFYQTGIYGYTLWLPTILKELTHSTMGQVGMLAILPYVGAMGGMFLFSSLSDRTGKRKLFVALPLMGFALCMFMSVVLKEHIWLSYAALVGCGVFLQSAAGVFWTIPARLFSAEMAGGARGVINALGNLGGFCGPYAVGVLITFYSKDAGVYCLAISLAIASLLALLLPAKCDAPNSINLAEPDAPLTRTAH from the coding sequence ATGAATACTCACTCTGTTACCCAAAAAAATGACATCCCGCGCCAGCGTTGGCTAAGGATTATTCCGCCAATCTTAATTACTTGTATTATTTCTTACATGGATAGGGTGAATATTGCCTTTGCTATGCCGGGAGGAATGGACAGTGATTTAGGTATTTCTGCCACTATGGCGGGGCTTGCTGGCGGTATCTTTTTCATCGGTTATTTATTTTTGCAGGTGCCCGGCGGGAAAATTGCCGTTCACGGTAGCGGCAAAAAGTTTATTGGCTGGTCGCTGGTGGCCTGGGTCATTATTTCGATTCTTACAGGATTAATTACAAACCAGTACCAGTTGCTGTTTTTACGCTTCGCGTTAGGTGTTGCTGAAGGGGGGATGCTGCCTGTGGTGCTGACAATGATCAGCAACTGGTTCCCGGACGCTGAACGTGGGCGTGCTAATGCCATTGTTATCATGTTTGTGCCGATCGCCGGGATTATCACTGCACCGCTTTCCGGCTGGATTATCTCGGCAATGGACTGGCGCTGGCTGTTCATTATCGAAGGTTTGCTTTCAGCTGTCGTATTAGTGCTGTGGTCGCTGACGGTCTGTGACCGCCCACAAGAAGCACGCTGGATAGATGAAAGAGAGAAAAAATGGCTGATTGCCACGCTCAGTGCTGAGCAAAAGCAACTCGCCACGACCGCCGTCAAAAATGCTTCGTTACGTACCGTGCTTTCAGACAGAACCATGTGGCAACTCATCGCACTCAATTTCTTCTATCAGACCGGGATTTACGGCTACACCCTGTGGTTGCCGACCATTCTCAAAGAGTTAACACATAGCACCATGGGGCAGGTGGGGATGTTAGCCATTCTGCCGTATGTCGGGGCGATGGGCGGCATGTTCCTGTTCTCCTCACTTTCTGACCGTACCGGTAAACGCAAACTGTTTGTCGCGCTGCCGCTGATGGGCTTCGCACTGTGCATGTTCATGTCTGTTGTGCTCAAAGAACACATTTGGCTCTCCTATGCGGCGCTGGTCGGTTGCGGTGTGTTTTTACAGTCTGCTGCTGGGGTGTTCTGGACGATCCCCGCACGTCTGTTTAGCGCAGAAATGGCGGGTGGTGCGCGAGGCGTAATCAACGCGCTGGGCAATCTTGGTGGGTTCTGCGGACCTTATGCCGTCGGTGTATTGATTACCTTCTACAGCAAAGATGCGGGTGTTTACTGCCTGGCGATTTCACTGGCGATAGCTTCGCTGCTGGCGCTGTTGTTGCCTGCGAAATGTGATGCTCCGAACAGCATTAACCTGGCTGAACCTGATGCACCGCTAACCCGCACCGCACACTGA
- a CDS encoding FGGY-family carbohydrate kinase: MKQLFWLGIDCGGTYLKAGLYDQQGREYAIHRQALATLCEQPGWAERDMHALWQCCADTIATLLKRCGIGGEQIKGIGISAQGKGLFLLDKNDRPLGRAMLSSDRRALNIVSDWQRDRIPEQLYPHTLQTLWTGHPVSLLRWVKQHQPERYQQIGTVMMAHDYLRWCLTGVKGCEESNISESNFYNMNTGEYDPQLLSWLGIDEVFPALPPVVGSSQLCGEITSDVAALTGLAAGTPVVGGLFDVVSTALCAGLHDETALNAVMGTWAVTSGIANGISQQESHPHVYGRFVSPGQFIVHEASPTSSANLEWLTAQCGNLSFDEINSAVTALPKAGSAVMFLPFLYGSNAGLEMTSGFYGLQSSHHRGHLLQAVYEGVVFSHMTHLNRMRERFHTAKTLRVTGGPAHSDVWMQMLADVSGLPVELPQVEETGCLGAALAALVGTGEFASFAQAQQQLTHATRVIQPDPAAWLAYQEKYQKYQLLVESLQSYHARCASLKPLKESTL; encoded by the coding sequence ATGAAACAACTATTCTGGCTGGGCATCGACTGCGGAGGGACCTATCTCAAAGCAGGGTTGTACGACCAGCAGGGCCGGGAATATGCCATCCATCGTCAGGCTTTAGCGACTCTCTGCGAGCAACCCGGCTGGGCAGAACGCGACATGCACGCGCTGTGGCAATGTTGTGCCGACACGATTGCCACATTGCTCAAGCGCTGTGGGATCGGTGGCGAACAGATCAAAGGTATTGGCATTTCGGCTCAGGGTAAGGGGCTGTTTTTACTTGATAAAAATGATCGTCCGTTAGGGCGTGCGATGCTTTCCTCCGATCGTCGGGCGCTGAATATCGTCAGCGACTGGCAGCGGGATCGTATTCCTGAACAGCTTTACCCACACACACTCCAGACGCTATGGACAGGGCATCCCGTTTCGTTGCTGCGCTGGGTAAAACAGCATCAACCGGAACGTTATCAACAAATTGGCACCGTGATGATGGCCCATGACTATCTGCGCTGGTGTCTGACGGGCGTGAAGGGATGTGAAGAGAGCAATATTTCTGAGTCCAATTTCTACAACATGAACACGGGAGAATATGACCCGCAGCTCCTGTCATGGTTGGGTATCGATGAAGTTTTTCCGGCGCTACCGCCAGTGGTAGGGTCGAGTCAACTTTGCGGGGAAATCACATCGGATGTTGCCGCCTTAACCGGTCTGGCGGCGGGGACTCCCGTTGTCGGCGGCTTGTTCGATGTGGTTTCTACCGCACTTTGTGCCGGTCTGCATGATGAAACCGCACTTAACGCAGTGATGGGAACCTGGGCGGTTACCAGCGGTATTGCCAATGGCATAAGCCAGCAAGAATCCCATCCTCATGTTTACGGGCGTTTTGTCTCCCCCGGTCAGTTTATTGTTCACGAAGCCAGCCCAACCTCGTCAGCCAACCTCGAATGGCTGACTGCGCAGTGTGGAAATCTGAGTTTTGACGAAATCAACAGTGCGGTTACAGCCCTCCCCAAAGCGGGTAGCGCCGTGATGTTTCTTCCCTTTTTGTACGGCAGCAACGCAGGGCTTGAGATGACCAGCGGTTTTTATGGTTTGCAGTCCTCGCACCATCGCGGGCATTTGCTTCAGGCGGTATATGAAGGTGTGGTATTCAGCCATATGACGCACCTCAACCGGATGCGTGAACGTTTTCATACTGCCAAAACGCTGCGCGTGACCGGTGGCCCGGCTCATTCTGACGTCTGGATGCAAATGCTGGCGGATGTCAGCGGCCTGCCCGTAGAGCTGCCGCAGGTTGAAGAAACCGGTTGTCTGGGGGCGGCACTGGCCGCGTTGGTCGGTACGGGGGAGTTCGCCAGTTTTGCGCAGGCGCAGCAGCAACTCACTCACGCTACGCGCGTCATCCAACCCGATCCCGCAGCCTGGCTGGCTTACCAGGAAAAATACCAAAAATACCAATTACTTGTTGAATCGTTGCAGAGCTACCACGCTCGCTGCGCATCGCTTAAACCCCTCAAGGAATCCACATTATGA
- the ulaD gene encoding 3-keto-L-gulonate-6-phosphate decarboxylase UlaD, which translates to MSRPLLQLALDYTELPPALSDALLLRDSVDIIEAGTLLCLTEGLEAVRQLRKLCPHKIIVADWKVADAGETLAKQAFDAGANWMTVICAAPLATVEKAHQVAMERGGEIQIELFGNWTFDDARAWHKAGIRQAIYHRGRDAQASGQTWGEADLARMKTLSDIGLELSITGGITPQDLPLFRDIKVKAFIAGRALSGAANPQHVAQDFQTQIRDIWGA; encoded by the coding sequence ATGAGCCGTCCTTTGTTACAGCTTGCTCTCGACTACACCGAGCTCCCACCTGCATTGAGCGACGCCCTGTTGTTGCGCGATAGCGTCGATATTATCGAAGCGGGAACGCTTTTGTGTTTGACCGAAGGCCTGGAAGCGGTGCGCCAGCTACGAAAACTCTGCCCACATAAAATTATCGTCGCCGATTGGAAAGTGGCTGATGCGGGAGAAACGCTGGCCAAACAAGCGTTTGATGCGGGTGCCAACTGGATGACGGTCATTTGTGCCGCGCCGCTGGCTACGGTTGAAAAAGCACATCAGGTGGCAATGGAGCGGGGAGGGGAGATCCAGATTGAGTTGTTTGGCAACTGGACTTTTGACGACGCCCGCGCCTGGCATAAAGCCGGGATCCGCCAGGCAATTTACCACCGAGGGCGTGATGCACAAGCCAGTGGGCAAACCTGGGGTGAAGCCGATTTAGCGCGCATGAAAACTCTGTCGGATATTGGGCTTGAACTCTCGATTACCGGCGGCATCACACCGCAGGATCTTCCGCTGTTCCGCGATATCAAAGTGAAAGCGTTTATCGCTGGACGCGCACTGTCAGGTGCTGCAAATCCGCAGCATGTGGCACAAGATTTCCAGACGCAAATTCGTGATATCTGGGGGGCATAA
- a CDS encoding L-ribulose-5-phosphate 3-epimerase encodes MRVHPLGIYEKALPKHLSWPERLALAKSCGFDFVEMSLDETDERLARLEWSTTQRASLVEAMLESGVTIPSMCLSAHRRFPFGSHDETVRERAREVMSKAIKLARDLGIRTIQLAGYDVYYEERDDGTQQRFAEGLAWAVEQAAGAQVMLAVEIMDTEFMNSITKWKKWDNLLSSPWFSVYPDVGNLSAWGNDVSAELTLGIDRIAAIHLKDTQLVTATSAGQFRDVPFGEGCVDFVGVFRTLKQLNYRGAFLVEMWTEKAKEPVLEIIQARRWIEERMQEGGFVC; translated from the coding sequence ATGAGAGTCCATCCATTAGGTATCTACGAAAAAGCGCTGCCGAAACACCTTTCCTGGCCGGAACGCCTGGCGCTGGCAAAAAGCTGTGGTTTTGATTTTGTCGAAATGTCGCTCGATGAAACTGACGAACGCCTTGCACGTCTGGAGTGGAGCACCACCCAACGCGCTTCGTTAGTGGAAGCGATGCTGGAAAGTGGCGTCACTATTCCGTCGATGTGCCTTTCAGCACACCGCCGCTTCCCGTTTGGTAGCCACGATGAAACTGTGCGCGAGCGAGCCCGTGAGGTGATGAGCAAAGCAATTAAGCTGGCCCGTGATTTAGGGATCCGCACCATTCAGCTTGCAGGTTACGACGTCTATTACGAAGAGCGTGACGACGGGACGCAACAACGTTTTGCGGAAGGGCTGGCGTGGGCAGTAGAACAGGCGGCAGGTGCGCAAGTGATGCTGGCGGTCGAAATTATGGATACCGAATTTATGAATTCGATAACCAAATGGAAGAAGTGGGACAACCTGCTTTCGTCGCCGTGGTTCAGCGTTTATCCCGATGTCGGCAATCTCAGCGCCTGGGGCAATGACGTGTCGGCGGAGCTCACGCTTGGCATTGACCGTATCGCGGCCATTCATCTCAAAGATACTCAGTTAGTCACAGCAACCAGCGCAGGGCAATTTCGCGATGTGCCCTTTGGCGAGGGTTGCGTCGATTTCGTTGGCGTGTTCCGCACATTAAAGCAGCTCAATTATCGTGGGGCATTTTTGGTGGAAATGTGGACGGAGAAAGCGAAAGAGCCCGTGCTGGAGATCATTCAGGCGCGACGCTGGATTGAAGAGCGCATGCAGGAAGGGGGATTCGTATGTTAG
- the araD gene encoding L-ribulose-5-phosphate 4-epimerase: protein MLEPLKQQVLEANLALPAHHLVTFTWGNVSAIDREQGLVVIKPSGVEYDGMRAEDMVVVDLQSGAVVEGCKKPSSDTATHLALYRRFPGIGGIVHTHSRHATIWAQAGRDLPAWGTTHADYFYGTIPCTRLMTQEEIAGEYEHQTGEVIIQTFIERDIDPLQVPAVLVNAHGPFAWGKDAADAVHNAVVLEECAYMGLFSTQLTPQLSGMQPQLLDKHYLRKHGKSAYYGQ from the coding sequence ATGTTAGAGCCATTAAAGCAGCAGGTGCTGGAGGCGAATCTCGCCCTGCCAGCCCATCATTTGGTGACGTTTACCTGGGGAAATGTCAGCGCTATCGACCGCGAGCAGGGTTTGGTGGTGATTAAACCTTCGGGCGTGGAATACGACGGAATGCGTGCCGAGGATATGGTCGTGGTGGATTTGCAAAGCGGTGCGGTGGTGGAAGGCTGCAAAAAACCGTCATCGGATACCGCAACGCATCTCGCGCTATACCGCCGTTTCCCGGGCATCGGCGGCATTGTTCACACCCATTCACGTCATGCCACTATTTGGGCTCAGGCCGGGCGTGATTTACCGGCCTGGGGCACCACGCATGCGGACTATTTCTATGGCACGATCCCCTGTACGCGCTTGATGACGCAGGAAGAAATTGCCGGAGAATACGAGCATCAGACAGGCGAAGTCATTATTCAGACATTTATTGAGCGGGATATCGACCCGTTGCAGGTTCCGGCGGTGTTGGTCAATGCTCACGGCCCGTTTGCCTGGGGGAAAGACGCAGCAGATGCGGTGCATAACGCGGTGGTTCTGGAAGAGTGCGCCTACATGGGGCTGTTTTCCACGCAATTAACCCCACAATTGAGTGGTATGCAGCCACAATTGCTCGATAAACACTATTTACGCAAACACGGTAAAAGCGCCTATTACGGCCAGTAA
- the cirA gene encoding catecholate siderophore receptor CirA: protein MLRLNPIVRGGLCASIITVAFPVIAEEREDTMVVTASATEQNLKDAPASISVITQEDLKKKPIQNLKDVLQEVPGVQLTNEGDNRQGVSIRGLDSSYTLILVDGKRVNSRNAVFRHNDFDLNWIPVDAIERIEVVRGPMSSLYGSDALGGVVNIITRKVGKAWHGTVTADTTIQEDRDRGDSYNSNFFASGPIIDDLLGVKVYGNLGKREKDKQEPSSTSATGETPRIEGFTTRSGSAEFALTPTENQDMSFGYGFDRQDRDSDSLNKNRMERQDYSISHNGRWGYGNTELRFYGDKIDNLNPGNSSPITSRNNSLDGKLVLPLGDINQLLTFGGEWRHDKLTDPVNLTGSNSTETSASQYALFLEDEWRIFEPLALTTGVRMDDHETYGDHWSPRAYLVYSATDTITMKGGWATAFKAPSLLQLSPDWTSNSCRGSCKIVGSPDLKPETSESFELGLYYAGDEGLLDGVSGSITTFQNNLDDMIDINRTSSRTQAPSYPNFVGFDSAGRPIFKYYNVNKARVRGVETEVKVPFNDQWKLTLNYTYNDGRDLSGGGNKPLASLPFHTANGTVDWAPLDDWSFYVSANYTGEQRATTDGAATPGGYVVWNTGAAWKATKSVKLRAGVLNLGDKDLSRDDYSYNEDGRRYFMAVDYSF from the coding sequence ATGTTAAGGTTGAATCCCATCGTCCGGGGAGGACTTTGCGCGTCAATAATCACAGTTGCGTTTCCGGTCATTGCCGAAGAACGTGAAGACACTATGGTGGTTACTGCGTCTGCTACCGAGCAAAACCTCAAAGATGCCCCAGCCAGTATTAGCGTGATTACTCAAGAAGATCTGAAGAAAAAGCCTATCCAGAACCTGAAAGATGTCTTGCAGGAAGTCCCGGGTGTGCAACTGACCAATGAAGGGGATAACCGCCAGGGCGTCAGTATTCGTGGTCTGGACAGTAGCTACACGCTGATTTTGGTGGATGGCAAGCGTGTGAACTCGCGTAACGCCGTATTCCGTCACAATGATTTTGACCTTAACTGGATCCCGGTTGATGCGATTGAACGTATCGAAGTGGTGCGTGGACCGATGTCATCGCTATACGGTTCAGATGCATTAGGCGGCGTGGTTAACATCATTACGCGTAAAGTCGGTAAGGCCTGGCACGGCACCGTGACGGCGGATACCACTATTCAGGAAGACCGCGATCGCGGTGATTCTTATAACAGCAACTTCTTTGCCAGCGGCCCAATCATTGATGATCTCCTTGGGGTCAAAGTTTACGGCAACCTTGGTAAGCGCGAGAAAGATAAGCAAGAGCCGTCCAGCACCAGCGCTACGGGCGAGACGCCGCGTATTGAAGGTTTCACTACGCGCAGCGGCAGTGCTGAATTTGCCCTGACGCCGACCGAAAACCAGGACATGAGCTTTGGTTATGGATTTGACCGCCAGGACAGGGATTCAGATTCCCTGAACAAAAACCGCATGGAGCGCCAGGATTACTCGATTTCCCATAATGGGCGTTGGGGTTACGGCAATACCGAACTGCGTTTCTATGGCGACAAGATTGATAACCTCAATCCAGGCAACAGTTCACCGATCACGTCGCGCAACAACAGCCTCGACGGCAAACTGGTTCTGCCTTTGGGTGACATTAACCAGTTGCTGACCTTTGGCGGTGAATGGCGTCACGATAAGTTAACTGACCCTGTTAACCTCACCGGCAGCAATAGCACCGAAACCTCTGCCAGCCAGTACGCCCTGTTCCTGGAAGATGAATGGCGGATATTCGAACCGCTCGCGTTGACCACCGGCGTGCGTATGGATGACCACGAGACTTATGGCGATCACTGGAGTCCGCGTGCCTATCTGGTGTACAGCGCGACCGATACCATCACCATGAAAGGCGGTTGGGCAACGGCATTTAAAGCGCCATCGTTGCTGCAACTTAGCCCGGACTGGACCAGCAACTCTTGCCGTGGCTCTTGTAAGATTGTCGGCAGCCCAGATCTAAAACCGGAAACCAGTGAAAGCTTCGAGCTGGGTTTGTATTACGCAGGTGATGAAGGCTTGCTGGATGGGGTGTCAGGCAGCATCACGACCTTCCAGAATAATCTCGACGATATGATCGATATTAACCGGACATCCAGTCGTACTCAGGCACCGTCTTATCCTAACTTCGTTGGTTTTGATAGCGCAGGCCGCCCGATCTTCAAATACTACAACGTCAACAAAGCACGCGTACGCGGTGTCGAAACCGAGGTGAAAGTCCCGTTCAACGACCAATGGAAATTGACGCTGAACTACACCTATAACGACGGTCGTGATTTGAGTGGCGGTGGCAATAAGCCTCTGGCTTCGCTGCCATTCCATACTGCAAACGGTACAGTGGATTGGGCTCCACTGGATGACTGGTCATTCTATGTTTCTGCGAACTATACCGGGGAGCAGCGTGCAACAACCGACGGTGCAGCAACGCCTGGCGGTTATGTGGTGTGGAATACCGGTGCTGCGTGGAAGGCGACGAAAAGTGTCAAATTACGTGCCGGTGTGCTGAATCTGGGCGACAAAGATTTGAGTCGTGATGATTACAGTTACAACGAAGATGGCCGTCGTTACTTTATGGCGGTGGATTACTCGTTCTAG
- the fghA gene encoding S-formylglutathione hydrolase: MELLEEHRCFEGWQQRWRHDSTVLKCPMTFSIFLPTPRTTPPPVLYWLSGLTCNDENFTTKAGAQRVASELGIVLVMPDTSPRGENVPNNESYDLGQGAGFYLNATEQPWADHFRMYDYVNDELPALIADNFSISEKASIFGHSMGGHGALSIALKNPGRYCSVSAFAPIVNPTRVPWGQKAFTAYLGENEEKWREWDSCCLLMQADSAQAIPVLIDQGDADQFLADQLQPAQFAEVARQKNWPLTLRVQPGYDHSYYFISSFVEDHLRFHAEHLA, translated from the coding sequence ATGGAACTTCTAGAAGAACACCGCTGTTTCGAAGGCTGGCAGCAGCGCTGGCGCCATGATTCCACAGTGCTGAAATGCCCGATGACGTTCAGTATTTTTCTACCAACGCCACGCACCACTCCTCCGCCGGTTCTGTACTGGCTCTCCGGTTTAACCTGTAACGATGAAAACTTCACCACCAAAGCGGGCGCACAGCGTGTTGCTTCAGAACTGGGTATTGTGCTGGTCATGCCGGATACCAGCCCACGCGGTGAGAACGTGCCAAATAATGAAAGTTACGATCTCGGCCAGGGGGCAGGTTTTTACCTGAACGCGACCGAGCAGCCCTGGGCTGACCATTTCCGCATGTACGACTATGTTAACGATGAACTGCCTGCGTTGATTGCCGATAATTTTAGCATCAGCGAGAAAGCCTCTATTTTCGGCCATTCGATGGGGGGTCATGGCGCATTGAGCATCGCGTTAAAAAATCCAGGACGTTATTGTTCCGTGTCTGCCTTTGCACCGATTGTGAATCCAACCCGCGTGCCGTGGGGGCAAAAGGCCTTTACCGCTTATTTAGGTGAGAACGAAGAGAAATGGCGCGAGTGGGATAGCTGCTGTTTACTGATGCAGGCCGATAGCGCACAGGCGATCCCCGTGCTGATTGATCAAGGCGATGCCGATCAATTCCTCGCGGATCAACTGCAACCTGCGCAATTTGCTGAAGTTGCGCGCCAGAAAAACTGGCCGTTAACGTTGCGCGTGCAGCCTGGTTACGATCACAGTTATTATTTCATCTCTTCATTTGTTGAAGATCATTTGCGGTTCCATGCGGAGCATTTGGCTTAG